CATCTATAATTTCCTTAGATAAATGCTCAACAATTGTTAGGTGAAATTTTTTGTTTATTCTGAGGAGTGTTTTCACCATTATTGCCCCAGAAGTTAAGCCATCTGGGTCGTAGTGAGTAATAACCCTTATAAGTCCATCGTAGTTTTCAATCTTTTCCTTTATCTTTTTTGCAACTTCTCCTACTTTAACCACTTTCTCCATCATAAGTATCCCCGCATATATCAATAAATTATATATTCTCTTGGTGATATAAATCTAATATGCATAAAAATCTTTGGTGAAAGAATGAAGTGTCCATATTGTGGTGGAGATTGTGTTAATAAATCATCAGTTGAGATATATTTAGATATGGTAAAGATGTTTTTTAAATACAAAGATGAGGATAGTGAAATAACATATAGAAAATACCCTACAGTTGGCGAGGTTGGAGAGTGCAAAAAAACCCATGGGAGGATATGGTTTTGCCCTTACTGCAAAAAACCATTTAAAGAAAATTACAAATTAAAAGAAGTTACAGTTCAGTGCCCAAACTGCAAAGAGATCTTATGTATCCCAGCAACAAATAGAACATTTTGCTAACTTCAATATTTTTATGGGGTAATGAAAATGGATCATATGACAATTTTATTTATATTATTGTTATTTGCATTTATATTTTTGTTGTGGAGGTATTCGGAACTTAGGGGAAAAATAGAGGAAAGAGCATGGCAGTTATTTGAAGAATGGAGGGACAAAGAACTTGAAAAATTATCCGAACAAAAGGCCGAGATGTTATTTGAAGATTGGAAGAGGAAATATGAGAAAAAGATAAGGAAAGATGCAATAGAGAAGAGCAAATCGGTTATCATAGGAAAGATTACTGAACATTTTGCTCCATTTCTCCCAGAATTCAAATACAATCCAAAAGATGCCAGGTTTATTGGTTCTCCAGTTGACTTTATTGTGTTTGATGGGTTGGATGAGGGGGATTTAAAAAAGATAGTTTTTCTTGAGGTGAAGACGGGAAAATCTCCATTAAGCAAAAGAGAAAAACTAATCAAGAAAATTGTTGAAAGTAAAAAAGTTGAATGGGACAGTATTAGATTGGGAAATGATTAGTTTTGTTAATCCTGTTATTTTTGTTATTTTACATATTTTAAATAACTGATAGTGTGATTTAACACTATTAAAATTAAGACCAAAAAATAGAAATAGGTAGTACTTAAATAACTCGTTAAAAAACGGTGCATCTCCTATGCTAGCAGCACTTAATAGTATACTCACTAATTCTATAAATAGTTTAGGATTTAACTGTTCGGAGGAGTTATCTAAGTTCGCACAAGTTAGAACACTAACGCCAATAAAAACTATCAAAGCATTTTCAGAGTATGTCTCGGGAATTCACAGAACGACTATCG
The DNA window shown above is from Methanotorris formicicus Mc-S-70 and carries:
- a CDS encoding Holliday junction resolvase-like protein, whose product is MKMDHMTILFILLLFAFIFLLWRYSELRGKIEERAWQLFEEWRDKELEKLSEQKAEMLFEDWKRKYEKKIRKDAIEKSKSVIIGKITEHFAPFLPEFKYNPKDARFIGSPVDFIVFDGLDEGDLKKIVFLEVKTGKSPLSKREKLIKKIVESKKVEWDSIRLGND